The following proteins come from a genomic window of Phycisphaeraceae bacterium:
- a CDS encoding aspartate aminotransferase family protein gives MSAHGHAPEAINGAAGSRAYRTFINPRWARVLRLIGCERTWVRGERVWLEDTEGGRVLDAIGGYGAATVGHHHPHVARSLHDAIEGGAPGMIHFGVPPRAGHLAERLLEIAPRSLTRVFFTNSGTEGIELAIKMARASTGRDRLLACDHAFHGFSTGSLSLCGHEPYREGFGTLLPSHRVPFGDLAALEQALAPRDVAGFVIEPIQGKGVYIPTADYLAEAQRLCHRAGSLCIVDEVQTGFGRCGSLFASQADGAIEPDIMVVSKALSGGMIPVGAVLASERAWGAVFSSLDRAMVHGSTFHQAPLAMAAAHAVLDVIDGERLVERSAHLGERLRTQLEALRSHHRTLGAVRGRGLMVALDLVPPRPLRSRLEHMLWPQAFVMALLDEGGVLAQVVNQRSATIKFTPPLVIDDREVTLIVQAVDRALARVDGGALETTLGTLGRMAMNLMRSRP, from the coding sequence ATGTCCGCACACGGTCACGCGCCTGAGGCGATCAACGGCGCTGCGGGCAGCCGGGCGTATCGCACCTTCATCAACCCGCGATGGGCGCGCGTGCTTCGCCTCATCGGCTGCGAGCGCACCTGGGTTCGCGGCGAACGCGTGTGGCTCGAAGACACCGAAGGAGGGCGCGTTCTTGATGCGATCGGTGGCTACGGCGCGGCCACGGTCGGCCACCATCACCCTCATGTCGCTCGCTCGCTCCACGATGCAATCGAAGGCGGCGCGCCAGGCATGATCCACTTCGGTGTTCCGCCACGCGCGGGGCACTTGGCGGAGCGCCTGCTCGAGATCGCGCCGCGTTCCCTCACCCGCGTCTTCTTCACGAACTCGGGGACCGAGGGGATCGAACTGGCCATCAAGATGGCCCGCGCCTCAACGGGCCGAGATCGGCTGCTCGCCTGCGACCACGCCTTTCATGGCTTCTCGACAGGATCGCTCTCGCTCTGCGGTCACGAGCCCTACCGCGAGGGGTTCGGCACGCTGCTTCCGAGTCATCGCGTGCCGTTCGGTGATCTTGCCGCGCTCGAACAGGCCCTTGCACCGCGAGATGTGGCCGGCTTCGTCATCGAGCCCATTCAGGGCAAGGGCGTGTACATCCCGACCGCGGACTATCTCGCCGAGGCGCAGCGCCTCTGTCATCGCGCAGGATCGCTGTGCATCGTCGATGAAGTGCAGACAGGCTTCGGTCGATGCGGGTCTCTCTTCGCCAGCCAAGCTGATGGCGCGATTGAACCGGACATCATGGTGGTGTCGAAGGCGCTCTCGGGTGGCATGATCCCGGTCGGCGCGGTGCTCGCCAGCGAGCGCGCGTGGGGCGCGGTCTTTTCGTCACTCGATCGCGCCATGGTGCATGGCAGCACCTTTCATCAGGCGCCGCTCGCCATGGCCGCCGCTCATGCGGTTCTCGATGTCATCGATGGGGAGCGACTGGTCGAGAGATCGGCACACCTCGGTGAGCGCCTTCGCACTCAACTGGAGGCGCTGCGCAGCCACCACCGCACGCTTGGAGCGGTGCGAGGTCGCGGCCTGATGGTGGCGCTCGATCTGGTCCCGCCGCGCCCCCTTCGGAGTCGCCTTGAGCACATGCTCTGGCCGCAAGCCTTCGTGATGGCGCTTCTCGATGAGGGTGGTGTGCTGGCGCAGGTGGTCAATCAGCGCTCGGCCACGATCAAGTTCACGCCCCCGCTTGTCATCGATGACCGGGAGGTGACCCTCATCGTGCAGGCAGTGGACCGCGCCCTCGCGCGAGTGGACGGCGGCGCACTTGAGACGACGCTTGGGACCTTGGGTCGAATGGCGATGAACCTCATGCGTTCGCGACCGTGA
- a CDS encoding zinc-dependent metalloprotease: MALSRATSFAALALLFGSITIASSAQFSSGETSQTPPGAPSGAAAGGAPGAPGAPGADKPEFPPFDQVIKGLEKVVSPSTDGTPSLYTLYIDKKKNRLLAELPAQFANQRIFIATSISGGSRQTGHQWNDLYGYWRQQDNKLLLMEPNLLRQARGGDQERELRSSVQRTYTDRVVTSVPILCMGPGRGPVINLGELLVGQMPLFTNIRGRGELAELGNVKAFPQNLEIPITVPTGDGQLTKIHYSISVIPKTDYKPREADERIGYFLTVYKDFSKNDPDGTQFTRYINRWHLQKRDPSLAMSPPTEPIVFYIEHTVPVRYRRWVRDGILEWNAAFEKVGILNALEVRQQDAQTKAFMDLDPEDVRYNFFRWITSETPFAMGPSRVNPETGQILDADIIFDDSMLKLYRQEYERSIAAYGLDGVSPEAISFMESRPLWNPLAMAKQVNPMREAVLSDPHLSDDQKADLVGDPTIGRNEGLYSRVVQQNRYCSYAAGKAMQMEMASLAMTMMPDLAQDGPQLDGVPESYLGLILKEIVMHEVGHTLGLRHNFKASAWKSLDEYADAAGEASVGSVMDYNPIRVTVDGKPRGDWVPSTIGPYDFWAIEYGYSFDEKRVKEMANESMKAEYQFATDEDTLGPDPLVARFDLSSDPLAWAEERMEVVKAARAKMLDKAVKDGESWHLLRRAYETLLGQQLGALRTASRYVGGVHVNRDRKGGEGRDPLVPVDAAKQREALAFLIANSFPDSAFDLRPEVVRKLSTNKHRHWGALGDFDEAFSLHDRIGQVQSFVLLYLMNPRTLTQVFDNELRKPGDEDALTLPEVFRTVIDAGFTEIQTPPEGKFTSREPMVSSLRRNLQDGLTTRLIDLMVNPPRSMPRAVQTLASMHLRQLSEKLDALSERAASGELDDYTAAHVSDLKTRVDKALNSVMIRTPG, translated from the coding sequence ATGGCATTGTCCCGCGCGACTTCGTTCGCAGCCTTGGCGCTGCTCTTCGGCTCGATCACCATTGCAAGCTCGGCGCAGTTCAGCTCCGGCGAAACCTCGCAGACCCCCCCGGGCGCACCTTCAGGTGCTGCCGCGGGCGGTGCTCCGGGAGCGCCCGGCGCACCGGGTGCTGACAAGCCCGAGTTCCCTCCCTTTGATCAAGTGATCAAGGGATTGGAGAAAGTCGTCAGTCCGTCGACTGACGGCACACCAAGTCTCTACACGCTGTACATCGACAAGAAGAAGAATCGCCTGCTCGCCGAACTGCCCGCTCAGTTTGCCAATCAGCGCATCTTCATCGCGACGAGCATCTCCGGCGGCTCACGGCAGACCGGGCACCAGTGGAACGACCTCTACGGCTACTGGCGGCAGCAGGACAACAAGCTGCTTCTGATGGAGCCGAACCTCCTTCGACAGGCGCGCGGTGGAGATCAGGAGCGCGAGCTTCGAAGCTCCGTGCAGCGCACCTACACCGATCGAGTGGTCACCAGCGTGCCGATCCTCTGCATGGGTCCGGGGCGCGGCCCCGTCATCAATCTCGGTGAACTGCTCGTCGGGCAGATGCCGCTCTTCACGAACATCCGAGGCCGCGGCGAACTCGCCGAACTCGGCAATGTGAAGGCCTTCCCGCAGAACCTCGAGATCCCGATCACGGTGCCGACGGGCGACGGCCAACTCACCAAGATCCACTACTCGATCAGCGTCATTCCCAAGACTGACTACAAGCCTCGCGAGGCCGACGAGCGCATCGGCTACTTCCTCACCGTCTACAAGGATTTCTCGAAGAACGATCCCGATGGCACGCAGTTCACGCGCTACATCAACCGATGGCATCTTCAGAAGCGCGATCCGTCGCTCGCGATGAGCCCGCCCACGGAGCCGATCGTCTTCTACATCGAGCACACCGTCCCGGTGCGCTATCGCCGATGGGTGCGCGACGGCATCCTCGAGTGGAACGCGGCGTTCGAGAAGGTCGGCATCTTGAATGCGCTTGAGGTACGACAGCAGGACGCGCAGACCAAGGCGTTCATGGATCTCGACCCCGAGGATGTGCGCTACAACTTCTTCCGATGGATCACCAGTGAGACGCCCTTTGCGATGGGCCCCAGTCGAGTGAATCCCGAGACGGGGCAGATCCTCGACGCCGACATCATCTTCGACGACTCGATGCTCAAGCTCTACCGCCAGGAGTACGAGCGCTCCATCGCGGCCTATGGCCTCGATGGCGTTTCACCCGAAGCGATCTCCTTCATGGAGTCCCGACCGCTGTGGAACCCGCTCGCGATGGCGAAGCAGGTCAACCCGATGCGTGAAGCCGTGCTCAGCGATCCGCACCTCAGCGACGATCAGAAGGCTGACCTCGTCGGCGACCCAACCATCGGACGGAACGAGGGGCTCTATTCGCGCGTCGTGCAGCAGAACCGTTACTGCTCGTATGCCGCGGGCAAGGCGATGCAGATGGAGATGGCCTCGCTTGCCATGACGATGATGCCCGATCTCGCACAGGATGGCCCTCAGCTCGACGGTGTGCCGGAGAGCTACCTCGGCCTGATCCTCAAGGAGATCGTGATGCACGAGGTCGGCCACACGCTCGGCCTTCGCCACAACTTCAAGGCCTCGGCGTGGAAGTCGCTCGATGAGTACGCCGACGCCGCGGGTGAGGCTTCGGTCGGCAGCGTGATGGATTACAACCCGATTCGAGTCACTGTCGATGGCAAGCCTCGCGGCGACTGGGTGCCGAGCACCATCGGACCCTATGACTTCTGGGCCATTGAGTACGGGTACTCATTCGATGAGAAGCGCGTCAAGGAGATGGCGAATGAGTCGATGAAGGCGGAGTACCAGTTCGCCACCGACGAGGACACGCTCGGACCCGATCCGCTCGTGGCCCGCTTCGATCTGTCGAGCGATCCCCTCGCCTGGGCGGAGGAGCGCATGGAGGTCGTGAAGGCCGCGCGTGCGAAGATGCTCGACAAGGCGGTCAAGGATGGTGAGAGCTGGCACCTGCTGCGTCGCGCTTACGAAACGCTGCTGGGCCAGCAGTTGGGCGCTCTCCGCACCGCGTCGCGATATGTCGGCGGTGTGCATGTCAACCGAGATCGCAAGGGCGGCGAAGGTCGGGATCCACTCGTTCCCGTCGATGCGGCGAAGCAGCGCGAGGCCCTCGCCTTCCTGATTGCGAACTCATTCCCCGATTCGGCGTTCGATCTTCGACCGGAAGTCGTCCGCAAGCTCTCGACGAACAAGCACCGTCACTGGGGCGCGCTGGGTGACTTCGATGAGGCCTTCAGCCTGCACGATCGAATCGGCCAGGTGCAGTCATTCGTGCTTCTGTACCTGATGAATCCCCGAACGCTCACGCAGGTCTTCGACAACGAGCTGCGCAAGCCCGGCGACGAAGATGCTCTGACACTGCCGGAGGTGTTCCGAACCGTCATCGACGCTGGCTTCACCGAGATTCAGACTCCTCCCGAAGGGAAGTTCACGAGTCGTGAGCCCATGGTCAGCAGCCTTCGCCGCAATCTTCAGGATGGCCTGACCACGCGGCTCATTGACCTGATGGTCAACCCGCCACGATCGATGCCGCGAGCCGTGCAGACGCTCGCATCCATGCACCTGCGGCAGCTCTCAGAGAAGCTCGATGCCCTCTCCGAGCGAGCCGCAAGCGGAGAACTGGACGACTACACCGCAGCCCATGTGAGCGATCTGAAGACCCGCGTTGACAAGGCGCTCAACAGCGTGATGATCAGGACGCCCGGCTGA
- the fliD gene encoding flagellar filament capping protein FliD — translation MSSIGSGIGIASGLDISSLVKQMLAAETQRRVPLQQRLAQIAQTRAALQQTRSSLLALRNSASTLALPSILNATSISSSNPSAIVASLMTGATASIGSTSILVRSMASASRIVSAAIDNPNAALGALGGLVRFGGGQLTDDRSLSLLNGGAGVERGRIRITDRSGSKATIDLRDAQTIDDVLRAINEASSISVDARLRADGRGIEIVDLSGGSGTLLIQEFGAGATAASLGILGSAASGLLVGKTIATLSASTPLHSLSGGVAITNGAPDFVIAVDGVEVSVDLGAGAGGVPPRAQTLGEVIERTHAALASAGVGGALTISIAPGGDRLRVTSSTPSEIHFLAPPGIASGQPGVIHALGLPSSIPPGDGPTMTTIVDGDRLIVGMHDVLLSRLEGGTGLVLAGSLKLSDRAGRSITIDDFSGVDSVQSLIARIHEAISTVPGMSISVSVDSSGTRLRFADTAPGPGVLKASGTIAETLGLAALTSSGASANGVLQSRDLRRADIGWGTSLSAFASDTPSGSLRITAASGATALIAVSKDMTVADLAQAIAKSGLPVSLTINALGDAVEVIDHSGATGPLSIVNESGNAATALGLAGTSLNGRIDGTRSVAFKLTGSESAAQLAALLNGFAGVSSEIVTNDDGSAALMVTASHTGARHGVKLAIDGVDLGWSTITQARDARVLVNAQDGNGTLVTSASNMLNDIIPGVALELKGESSENILIAVEASLQPLKTSLASFAALLNAALNGLHSGTAVDPEAGTRGALYGNSLATRMRDALRALVGRTFGPDGRRLSSLGITLGANGGVNINQAALEEAVAADPDGVRAMIEGPQGLSARVESLLATLVEPGSGAIDGDDARLERVAGNASARIDRIDQAIERRRTVLLARFAAMESTIERLRWQQSTLLSIMGSLGSRS, via the coding sequence GTGAGCAGCATCGGCTCCGGAATCGGCATCGCGAGCGGACTCGACATCTCGTCGCTCGTCAAGCAGATGCTCGCGGCCGAGACGCAGCGACGCGTTCCGTTGCAGCAGCGCCTCGCGCAGATCGCCCAAACCCGCGCCGCCCTTCAACAGACGCGCTCCTCGCTCCTTGCCCTTCGCAACAGCGCGTCCACTCTCGCGCTGCCCTCGATCCTGAACGCGACTTCGATCTCTTCTTCGAATCCAAGCGCCATCGTCGCCTCATTGATGACCGGCGCCACGGCCTCGATCGGTTCCACATCGATTCTCGTTCGCTCGATGGCCAGCGCGTCACGCATCGTCTCCGCCGCGATCGACAATCCCAACGCGGCGCTCGGCGCACTCGGCGGTCTCGTCCGCTTCGGCGGGGGACAGCTCACCGACGATCGTTCGCTGTCACTTCTCAACGGCGGCGCGGGAGTCGAGCGTGGTCGAATCAGGATCACGGACCGAAGCGGCTCAAAGGCCACCATCGATCTGCGCGACGCACAGACCATTGACGATGTTCTCCGTGCAATCAACGAGGCATCTTCGATCTCCGTCGACGCGCGCCTTCGTGCCGACGGTCGCGGGATCGAGATCGTCGATCTCTCGGGCGGCTCAGGCACCTTGCTCATTCAGGAGTTCGGCGCTGGTGCTACCGCCGCGTCGCTCGGCATCCTCGGCAGCGCGGCGAGCGGTCTCCTCGTCGGCAAGACGATTGCCACGCTTAGTGCGTCGACCCCGCTGCACTCGCTGAGTGGTGGTGTCGCCATCACCAATGGCGCACCCGACTTCGTGATCGCCGTCGATGGAGTGGAAGTGAGCGTCGATCTCGGCGCCGGGGCAGGGGGTGTGCCGCCCCGCGCGCAGACGCTCGGCGAAGTGATCGAGCGCACGCACGCGGCGCTGGCCTCTGCGGGAGTCGGGGGTGCGCTCACGATCTCGATCGCACCCGGCGGGGATCGCCTTCGAGTCACATCGTCCACTCCCTCCGAGATTCACTTTCTCGCTCCTCCGGGAATCGCATCAGGGCAGCCGGGGGTCATTCACGCGCTTGGGCTGCCTTCATCCATCCCGCCAGGTGACGGCCCGACGATGACGACAATCGTGGATGGCGATCGACTCATCGTCGGCATGCACGATGTCCTGCTGAGTCGGCTTGAAGGCGGCACGGGCCTCGTTCTTGCGGGTTCGCTGAAGCTCTCGGATCGCGCTGGACGCAGCATCACCATCGATGACTTCAGCGGTGTCGACTCGGTGCAGTCGCTGATCGCTCGAATCCACGAGGCGATCTCAACTGTGCCCGGCATGTCGATCTCCGTCTCAGTCGACTCAAGCGGAACACGCCTGCGATTCGCGGACACCGCACCGGGCCCCGGCGTCCTCAAGGCAAGTGGAACCATCGCCGAGACACTGGGTCTTGCCGCCCTCACTTCCTCGGGCGCAAGCGCCAATGGCGTTCTGCAATCGCGTGACCTCCGCAGGGCCGACATCGGGTGGGGGACTTCGCTCAGCGCTTTCGCGAGCGACACTCCGTCCGGATCTCTGCGCATCACCGCAGCCTCGGGCGCCACGGCTCTCATCGCCGTGTCCAAGGACATGACGGTCGCCGATCTCGCTCAAGCGATTGCCAAGTCCGGGCTTCCGGTCTCACTCACCATCAACGCACTCGGTGACGCTGTGGAAGTGATCGATCACTCCGGAGCGACCGGCCCGCTCTCCATCGTCAATGAGTCTGGCAATGCCGCGACCGCACTCGGTCTCGCCGGCACTTCTCTCAACGGCCGAATCGACGGCACGCGAAGCGTCGCCTTCAAGCTCACTGGAAGCGAGAGCGCCGCGCAACTCGCGGCCCTCCTCAACGGATTCGCCGGCGTCTCCTCGGAGATAGTCACCAATGACGACGGGAGCGCGGCGTTGATGGTCACGGCGTCTCACACTGGCGCGCGGCACGGTGTGAAGCTCGCCATCGATGGCGTTGATCTCGGCTGGTCAACCATCACCCAGGCGCGCGACGCGCGGGTGCTCGTCAACGCGCAGGATGGCAACGGCACGCTCGTCACGAGCGCGTCGAACATGCTGAACGACATCATCCCTGGAGTGGCCCTAGAGTTGAAGGGCGAGAGCAGTGAGAACATTCTCATCGCGGTCGAAGCGTCGCTTCAGCCGCTGAAGACCTCGCTTGCTTCCTTCGCCGCGCTGCTCAACGCGGCCCTCAATGGGCTTCACAGCGGAACAGCCGTTGATCCCGAGGCCGGTACACGCGGCGCTCTCTACGGAAACTCCCTCGCCACGCGCATGCGCGACGCCCTGCGCGCGTTGGTCGGCCGAACCTTCGGCCCCGATGGTCGACGCCTCTCGTCGCTCGGAATCACGCTCGGCGCCAATGGCGGGGTGAACATCAACCAGGCGGCGCTCGAAGAGGCGGTAGCGGCGGACCCCGACGGCGTTCGCGCCATGATCGAGGGACCGCAGGGGCTCTCCGCTCGAGTCGAGTCGCTGCTCGCCACGCTCGTCGAGCCCGGAAGCGGCGCGATCGATGGCGATGACGCGCGGCTCGAGCGCGTGGCGGGGAACGCCAGCGCCCGCATCGATCGCATTGACCAGGCCATCGAGCGCCGACGAACCGTCCTTCTCGCGCGCTTTGCCGCCATGGAATCGACCATTGAACGCCTGCGATGGCAGCAGTCGACACTGCTCTCCATCATGGGCTCGCTGGGATCTCGCTCATGA
- a CDS encoding ParB/RepB/Spo0J family partition protein: MTQEDQGPRVQDLDIDSIVPNPNQPRDTFEQASIAELAESIKSAGLIQPIVVRPVESEDGRPRYELIAGERRLRAFRSLGRSRIPAIVRQVSTQESALLALIENIQRDDLNAAERAFGLRSIGEDFGLNHQQIADAVGLDRVTVTNLIRITELDGRSLDLVRHGKLSAGHARALLGIKDVATRSLLADTAIMEEWSVRTLEREVQRSSDRAESKSVSRGTSPAPIRSAHLSAMEDQLSRTLGTRVHLQLGRKKGAGRMTIEFHSLEQFDGILARLGVPSSAAL, encoded by the coding sequence TTGACGCAAGAGGATCAGGGTCCGAGGGTGCAGGATCTCGACATCGACTCAATCGTTCCGAATCCTAACCAGCCGAGAGATACCTTCGAACAAGCGTCGATCGCCGAGCTTGCCGAGTCAATCAAGTCCGCTGGCTTGATTCAGCCGATTGTTGTTCGGCCAGTCGAGAGCGAGGATGGGCGACCGAGATACGAGCTGATTGCTGGCGAACGCCGCCTTCGAGCGTTCAGGAGCCTGGGTCGATCGCGAATCCCCGCGATCGTTCGCCAGGTCAGCACCCAGGAATCCGCTCTACTCGCGCTCATCGAGAACATCCAGAGAGACGATCTGAACGCCGCCGAGCGAGCGTTTGGCTTACGGTCGATTGGAGAGGACTTTGGCCTGAACCACCAGCAGATCGCCGATGCCGTTGGATTGGATCGGGTCACGGTCACCAACTTGATTCGAATCACCGAGCTCGACGGTCGCTCGCTCGACCTGGTCCGACACGGCAAGCTTTCCGCTGGCCACGCGCGGGCACTCCTCGGCATCAAGGATGTGGCTACTAGGTCGCTGTTGGCCGACACTGCGATCATGGAAGAGTGGTCGGTACGCACACTTGAACGCGAGGTTCAACGGTCGTCCGATCGGGCTGAATCGAAGAGTGTTTCCCGTGGAACATCGCCTGCGCCGATTCGATCCGCCCATCTCTCTGCGATGGAGGATCAATTGAGTCGAACTTTGGGAACGCGGGTCCACCTCCAGCTTGGCCGTAAGAAGGGTGCTGGTCGCATGACCATCGAGTTCCACAGTCTCGAGCAATTTGACGGCATCCTCGCGAGGCTTGGCGTTCCGTCATCAGCCGCGCTGTGA
- a CDS encoding flagellar protein FliS — protein MTQAHSSGSNLPANHYAASSLISADPVQQRLMLLDGAIAAAISAADAIERNALDEAHDRAAICRGLLLELTTMLRTEAPSPVAGAMNGLTVYLHGLMVRCTTQREAAHARNVARLLESERNAWADRLRMLPRTGATPEPARGAASPTRRADAVA, from the coding sequence ATGACGCAGGCACATTCATCGGGATCGAACCTTCCCGCCAACCACTACGCAGCCTCCAGCCTGATCTCGGCCGATCCAGTTCAGCAGCGCCTCATGCTGCTCGACGGCGCCATCGCCGCGGCGATATCCGCGGCCGACGCCATCGAGCGCAACGCGCTCGACGAGGCCCACGACCGCGCGGCCATCTGCCGAGGCCTGCTGCTCGAGCTGACCACCATGCTCCGCACGGAAGCGCCGTCGCCTGTCGCGGGGGCCATGAATGGCTTGACTGTCTACCTGCACGGGCTGATGGTCCGCTGCACCACGCAACGCGAAGCGGCGCACGCTCGCAATGTGGCGCGCCTCCTCGAGAGCGAGCGGAACGCGTGGGCGGATCGACTGCGCATGCTGCCTCGAACGGGGGCTACCCCCGAGCCGGCGCGCGGTGCCGCGAGCCCCACTCGCCGGGCAGACGCCGTCGCGTAG
- a CDS encoding TIM barrel protein — protein sequence MDQPIDRRTFVGTGAAAAATVVASAVGASAAGTGAVGASAARSASSDGSPNASPLNSASGAPNAGGPRRGALRQSVARWCFGGWDLDTLCMHAKACGLVGIDLLSESEWTVPARHGLVCTLANGPSTIPHGFNRPENHDRLIAECSRMIPLVRAAGIDQLIVFSGNRAGMSDSEGLRHCAAALTPIMPVAREHGVTIIMELLNSKIDHGDYMCDRTPWGADLVQAVGSDHFKLLYDIYHMQIMEGDVIRTIRTHRDAIGHFHTAGVPGRNEIDDSQELQYRAIAAAIAETGFQGVVAHEFMPRRDPVQSLGEAAERCRV from the coding sequence ATGGATCAACCGATCGATCGAAGGACCTTCGTCGGCACCGGAGCCGCCGCCGCCGCAACTGTCGTCGCGAGCGCCGTGGGGGCGAGCGCCGCGGGGACCGGCGCCGTCGGGGCCAGCGCTGCTCGCTCCGCTTCGAGTGATGGATCACCGAACGCATCACCGCTCAACTCCGCCTCTGGCGCGCCGAATGCCGGCGGCCCGCGGCGCGGCGCTCTTCGGCAGTCCGTCGCCCGCTGGTGCTTCGGCGGCTGGGATCTCGACACGCTCTGCATGCACGCGAAGGCGTGCGGCTTGGTGGGGATCGATCTGCTCTCAGAGTCCGAGTGGACGGTGCCAGCGCGACACGGCTTGGTCTGCACGCTTGCAAACGGACCTTCGACGATTCCGCATGGCTTCAATCGCCCCGAGAATCACGATCGATTGATCGCGGAGTGCTCCCGCATGATCCCGCTCGTGCGAGCCGCAGGCATCGACCAACTCATCGTCTTCTCAGGAAATCGGGCGGGCATGAGCGACTCCGAGGGACTCAGGCACTGCGCGGCCGCCCTCACGCCGATCATGCCGGTGGCGCGCGAGCATGGCGTGACGATCATCATGGAGTTGCTCAACTCGAAGATCGATCACGGTGACTACATGTGCGACCGGACACCGTGGGGCGCCGACCTCGTCCAGGCTGTTGGAAGCGATCACTTCAAGCTGCTCTACGACATCTATCACATGCAGATCATGGAGGGCGATGTGATTCGAACCATCCGAACCCATCGCGACGCCATCGGTCACTTCCACACCGCCGGTGTTCCCGGGCGAAACGAGATCGACGACTCGCAGGAGCTCCAGTACAGGGCGATCGCTGCGGCGATCGCTGAAACCGGCTTTCAAGGGGTGGTGGCCCATGAGTTCATGCCTCGGCGCGACCCGGTGCAATCCCTCGGCGAAGCGGCGGAGCGCTGTCGGGTCTGA
- a CDS encoding MBL fold metallo-hydrolase, producing MSASPTITLFGAAGEVTGSCTLIECVAGRVLIDFGLFQGNIAEEWRNAEPPDFDASRIDAVVVTHAHVDHCGRLGMLPQLGFRGPVLCTEPTARLLPRVLRGSASLQATRLEEFRKGTAPVARVIDPAPPAEVIERLTRVVEPPVIFDHADADIITAQIEALGYGRWRDIRPGLRVRLHDASHILGSASVEVECAAGPAGGVRRVLCSGDLGPRSQTVLRARAAPPAADVVVMECTNGSKRFGPIAEIEEILGAVLERAAEHEARVLMPTFSVGRAQQLLHRIARLRARGRLHSLPVYVDSAMAVFASELHQRHPDLLADALRQEVLDGGAPLHFPELHYLYSRKHSLKVQRKPGAAVILAGSGFCDAGPILHHLAGAIEDPTTEVVLSGHQIEGTLGHGLAHEAKRVLIGEDELIVRASCTRVEGLSGHADQTELLEWLHSMSPAPGLVILNHGVERARATITPMIREIEGVEVASPRLTAQVPI from the coding sequence GTGTCCGCTTCGCCCACCATCACTCTCTTCGGCGCTGCGGGCGAGGTCACTGGCTCGTGCACCCTCATCGAGTGCGTCGCCGGCCGTGTGCTGATCGACTTCGGGCTCTTCCAGGGGAACATTGCGGAGGAGTGGCGCAATGCCGAGCCGCCCGACTTCGATGCTTCGCGCATTGATGCCGTCGTGGTCACCCACGCCCATGTCGATCACTGCGGTCGCCTCGGCATGCTGCCGCAACTTGGATTCCGCGGTCCCGTGCTCTGCACCGAGCCGACGGCTCGACTGCTGCCTCGAGTTCTGCGCGGCTCAGCCTCGCTCCAGGCGACGCGACTCGAGGAGTTTCGCAAGGGAACGGCACCCGTCGCGCGGGTGATCGACCCGGCACCGCCCGCGGAAGTGATCGAGCGACTGACGAGAGTGGTCGAGCCGCCGGTCATCTTCGATCACGCCGATGCCGACATCATCACGGCGCAGATCGAAGCGCTCGGGTATGGGCGCTGGCGCGACATTCGTCCGGGACTGCGGGTGCGGCTTCACGATGCAAGTCACATCCTTGGTTCTGCCTCGGTGGAAGTCGAGTGCGCCGCGGGCCCGGCTGGCGGCGTGCGCCGTGTGCTTTGTTCCGGTGATCTCGGGCCGCGATCACAAACGGTCCTTCGCGCTCGTGCCGCGCCGCCCGCCGCGGATGTCGTGGTCATGGAGTGCACGAACGGATCCAAGCGCTTCGGTCCGATCGCCGAAATTGAAGAGATCCTGGGGGCGGTTCTCGAGCGGGCCGCAGAGCACGAAGCTCGAGTGCTGATGCCGACCTTCAGCGTTGGGCGCGCGCAGCAGTTGCTGCATCGCATCGCGCGACTGCGTGCACGAGGACGACTCCACTCGCTTCCCGTGTATGTCGACTCGGCGATGGCCGTCTTTGCGTCGGAGCTTCATCAGCGCCACCCCGACTTGTTGGCTGATGCGCTGCGACAGGAAGTGCTTGATGGCGGGGCGCCGCTCCACTTCCCCGAACTGCACTACCTCTATTCACGAAAGCACTCGCTCAAGGTGCAGCGCAAACCCGGCGCCGCCGTGATTCTCGCCGGTAGCGGCTTCTGTGATGCTGGGCCGATTCTCCACCACCTAGCGGGCGCCATTGAAGACCCGACGACAGAAGTCGTACTCAGCGGACACCAGATTGAGGGCACCCTCGGCCACGGCCTCGCGCATGAGGCGAAGCGAGTGCTGATTGGAGAGGACGAACTGATCGTGCGAGCGAGCTGCACGCGCGTTGAGGGTCTCTCCGGGCACGCCGATCAGACGGAGCTCCTTGAGTGGCTCCACTCCATGTCCCCCGCTCCTGGATTGGTGATCTTGAATCATGGTGTCGAGCGTGCGCGAGCTACCATCACTCCGATGATCCGAGAGATCGAGGGCGTTGAAGTCGCATCACCTCGATTGACCGCGCAAGTGCCGATCTGA